A portion of the Micromonospora vinacea genome contains these proteins:
- a CDS encoding GNAT family N-acetyltransferase has product MLTVPVRQLGESERRAVERLLDHDPFAGAQVAERIAARGLSWWRAEGRILGYGARRNLESLCWLGGNLTPVLASDAAVAAFADLLAGEERLCSSIVGRADAVLGLWDRLSDTWGPARDVRPNQPLLVTDTLPPVPADPEVRQVRSGEVDRLFPAAVAMYTEEVGVSPLAEDGGRSYRRRVNDLVRTGRAYARIIDGKVVFKAELAVVTKRTAQIQGVWVAPEWRGRGIATAAMAAVVRDALLRVAPTVSLYVNDFNLPARRVYERCGFQPIGTLATVLF; this is encoded by the coding sequence GTGCTGACGGTGCCGGTACGCCAACTGGGGGAATCGGAGCGCCGCGCGGTCGAGCGACTGCTCGACCATGACCCGTTCGCGGGCGCGCAGGTCGCCGAGCGGATCGCCGCGCGCGGACTCTCCTGGTGGCGGGCCGAGGGCAGAATCCTGGGGTACGGGGCCCGCCGCAACCTCGAATCACTCTGCTGGCTCGGCGGCAACCTGACCCCGGTGCTGGCCAGCGACGCCGCGGTGGCTGCCTTCGCCGACCTGCTCGCCGGCGAGGAACGGCTCTGCTCCTCCATCGTCGGCCGGGCCGACGCCGTACTCGGGCTCTGGGACCGGCTCTCCGACACCTGGGGGCCAGCGCGAGACGTCCGCCCCAACCAGCCACTGCTGGTCACCGACACGCTGCCACCCGTACCGGCCGACCCGGAGGTACGCCAGGTTCGATCCGGCGAGGTCGACCGGCTCTTCCCGGCGGCGGTGGCCATGTACACCGAAGAAGTCGGTGTCTCCCCGCTGGCCGAGGACGGCGGACGCAGCTACCGCCGACGGGTCAACGACCTGGTCCGGACCGGTCGCGCGTACGCCCGCATCATCGATGGCAAGGTCGTGTTCAAGGCCGAACTGGCCGTGGTCACCAAACGCACGGCGCAGATCCAGGGCGTCTGGGTCGCACCGGAGTGGCGCGGCCGGGGGATCGCCACCGCCGCCATGGCAGCGGTGGTCCGCGACGCGCTGCTGCGGGTCGCCCCCACCGTCAGCCTGTACGTCAACGACTTCAACCTCCCGGCCCGCCGCGTCTACGAGCGCTGCGGCTTCCAGCCGATCGGCACCCTGGCCACCGTCCTCTTCTGA